The window TTCTCCTTGTATTTGTCCAATTCTTCGTTCATACTTTGTTTTAGGACCTCCTTTCTCACTTTGTGCGTTATGACATCGAAAGGGAATTTACCTGCcatatgtgttttttttttttttttttttttttgggaagggaggggggggaaagcatGCAAAGTGTCATTACAGTGAGGAACCACCACGACAGTTGGGCACTCACCAGTGATGCCCTGAATCTTCACTTACCCGTGAAGACGTAATATCCTGCGCCACTAACGTTAGGGATGAAGCGGACCTGATTCTCGTACTTGTAATTGTAAAGATCCAAATTCCCGCAGAGGTGATTCTGCCCGAAGTAGTTCTTGTAAATGTAAAAGAAGGCAAAGTAGGaggttgttaaaaataaagtaaacaaaaacaaagccTTAAAGAACTCTCCAGTGGCATAGCGTTTGCTCATTTTTAATTCGCTAATCAAATTGGTACTTGAGTCGTCGGTCAGTGTCTGCGTGAAGAACTGGCTactaaataatttttttagatTTTTACGGTCGATTTTTATCGTCCTTATGTTTGCATCGCTCTTTCCCATCCGCCTCACGTCAGGCTCCTTCACACCAGGTTGGTTCACACCAGGTTCGTTTACACCAGATTGGTTCACACCAGGTTCGTTTACACCAGATTGGTTCACACCAGCgcatttttccccctcctgaTCCATCTCTGGACCCTTTTCCGGATCCACCTCCGGGGTCATCTCCTCGTTTTCAAAGTTGAACTCATTACCCAAACTCCTatacacatttttcatttcccccctggttccctttttatttttcccatctgCTATTTCGaagttctccattttgtgcaGAAATGGAGACtcgtctatttttttctctgccaTGGGGTGATGAACATGGGATTGGGTTAAGGTGATCTTGCCACTCTGGTCGGGAAAACAGTTAGCCAAGCCTCACTCAGTGTGCAGCCCCTCTGAACTGCGTCAAACGAACGCAATGGAATTTGCTAAGATGGGCGAAGAGATAAAGTTCTTCCTCCCAGGAGGTGTAACTTTAAGGACTATATGAGGAAaccttttttaagaaaaaaaaaaaaaaaaaaaaaaaaaaaaaatccttaaaaaggtttttctcttccaatCTGTTCACAAGTGTGTGCAGGTCAAGCGGTTGTTTTTTGCAATCTGTTTTGCTTTCGTTCTGGgtattctccttttcatCAGGGCTTTTCTCCTGGGTGTGCCTCTTCTGCCCAGATTTCGTGATTCATTCCTTCTGGTTCCGCTTGGTTACTCCATGGTCGCTTTGCTATTTTGCCACTTCCCTATTTTGCCATTTCGCTATTTTACCACTTCCCTATTTTGCTACTTTGCCACTTGGGTGCTTCTCCGCATTGCCCACCCCCGGTGACGCCCCGACTGGTGCATCTAAACTCAGGGGCAAGACACAATCAGGGCATGGAGTGTAAAAAGGGACTTTCGCCCCCATCCCTCTACTTGGCACAAAGGAGTTCATCGCATcgagggaggagaaaaacccTTCTATAAATTAACTTGCACTGccttcaaaaagaaaaaaaaaaaaaaaaacaacactttgcttttttcctttttaggAGCTGGAAAAATACTGCCTTAGTGggaaaaccaaaaaaaaaaaaaaaaaaaaaaaaaaaaaaaaaaaaaatacaactgtGAGGCGTAATGTACCTACCAGTGTGTATGTGCGTACTGCCTTAGGTGCTCTGTTCTGGTCGGAATAGGAGAACCCAAGTGTGAAGATCTTTTTTCTAACGCTGAGGGGAATGCGTATTTCCGGGTAGGGCAAATAAAAACAATCAGTTCGTAAAGGCGCCACGTTGCGTATTTCCCTGAGTTTGGAAAAATGGTCAGGCTTTAACTGTGGTactatttcaaaaaaaaaaaaaaaaaaaaaaaaaaaaagtaaactcctttttttatttatttattatttattatttattatttttattttatttttttatttttttttattttcccatttgggaAGTTTCCACTTAATAAAGTAGagtacccttttttttcgagcTGCTCTTTGGCACCTCGTTGGCATATCTACAACAGGGagtccccccccccaaattgGCACGATTGCTTTGAGTGCTCGTTTTAACTGTGTTTCGTTCCTCTCCGTtgtgtatctttttttttaggggtaACATTGACCCCTGGCGCACCAGGAACTTCTTTTCACGACACCGCAAAGCAACCATGGCAGAGAGGAACGGACAGGTGCAGGCCTTAGGAAAGGCAGAAATCGATGAACTCATTGGAAACTCCCTCAGATCAGGGGATACAGGAGAGCACCCCTATTTTTTGCAACAGAATAATATATATTGGGAAACTGGGCATCGAAcatacattcctttttttcattttttgattCACAAGTACACAAACAAGATAGTGGACGATCAGGTATGTCCCCCTGGCGACCGCTACATCGTTGCTACGTGGTTGCTACGTGGTTGCTACATCGTTGCTATGTGGATGTTATGTGGTTGATGCGTGGTTGATGCATGGTTGATGCATGGTTGCCACATGGTTGCCACATGGTTGCCACATGGTTGATGCATGGTTGATGCATGGTTGATGCATGGTTGATGCATGGTTGATGCATGGTTGATGCATGGTTGATGCATGGTTGATGCATGGTTGATGCATGGTTGCTACACATTCTACCACACCCACTATGCCCCCCTGCGCAGATTAGGAAGTTCACCAACGGAATGCGAAGCGTGCATCACACACCCTTCGTATTTCACAAGGATGGCTATTTCAGAAATTATTATGGAGATCCGGATGTCAATATGGTTT of the Plasmodium knowlesi strain H genome assembly, chromosome: 5 genome contains:
- a CDS encoding ATP synthase-associated protein, putative yields the protein MAERNGQVQALGKAEIDELIGNSLRSGDTGEHPYFLQQNNIYWETGHRTYIPFFHFLIHKYTNKIVDDQIRKFTNGMRSVHHTPFVFHKDGYFRNYYGDPDVNMVFHLKKSPNFVFNSTGTLNSYNLLDNNCSYDKPTHIFNQVILSAFKMDLKNVLGNVVQ